The following DNA comes from Hordeum vulgare subsp. vulgare chromosome 3H, MorexV3_pseudomolecules_assembly, whole genome shotgun sequence.
ttggatttatccgaggttaagtgctataactgcaatgagatgggtcactttgcaaaggattatctgaagcctaacaagcgggagatcaaggaaaatttggcaaagcaggaagacgaaggtctaggtcttctgatggccgaagtttgtgatctcgctgaaacagtggttgtgaaaccaaaccggaaggtgctacttcatgagaagaatgtgacacctaagttatccggggatcacaacgtgtcatggtatctcgacacgggtgccagtaaccacatgacggggtgcaagaagaaattcctcgagctagaaagcaaaggaaggcgtgatggtggCGAAGGATCAAACAACGTGAAGCGcgacggacaaaccggaaaaggcaaacgaaaaggcaagccacaaggtcgtggtaaagcggaccaatctaaagggcggaagccatagaacttggatttatccgaggttaagtgctataactgcaatgagatgggtcactttgcaaaggattgtccgaagcctaacaagcgggagatcaaggcaaatttggcaaagcacgaagacgaaggtccaggtcttctgatggccgaagtttgtgatctcgctgaaaaagtagttgtgaaaccaagccggaaggtgctacttcatgagaagaatgtgacacctaagttatccggggatcacaacgtgtcgtggtatctcgacacgggtgctagtaaccacatgacggggtgcaaggagaaattcctcgagctggaatacaaTGTTGAAGGCtcagtcaagttcggtgatggttcagctatgGACATTTGcacgcaaggatctgtcctcttcgagggtctcacaggcgaacatcgcatactcaccggagtgtactacatcccacggcttcgcaacaacatcatctctattgggaagcttgacgagaatggatgcaaggtaaatatcgagaacggagtgatggcgatcttcgacaacctccgaaacgtgctaactcgtgttaatcgcacacggaataggctctatatcctcaaccttgatcaatctcaaccggagtgttggctcgccaagagtgatgatggttcgtggttatggcatgctagatttggacacgttaacttctacgcctttaagaagatgtcaaagatggagatggtatccgggatgccttttatcgaccatgttgatcgagtatgtgacgggtgcttggttggaaaacagcaccgcaggccgttccctgctcagtctacgtatcgtgcaagtgatgcactcgagctgcgccatggtgatctatgtggccctatcaccccagcaactcatggaggaaagaagtacttcttccttgtggtagatgactactcgagatatatgtgggtcgttctcctatgatctaaagatgaggcatttgaagcattcaagaagctaaaggctgcaacggagatggaacacaagttgaaggttcgcgctctacggacagatcgcgacggagagtttacgtcgaacgagttcaatgactactgcgagaagattggcataaaaaggttcctcacggcaccttatacGCCACAGCAtaacggggtcgttgaaaggcgcaatcgaaccgtcgttgacatggcaaggagtttactcaaaagcaagaacctgtcggggactttttggggagaagttgtctcgacggtagtctatcttctcaaccgggctccaacgaaggcggtgatcggcaagactcatcTACGGGCGTTTGGGTGCATGgcgcatgtgaagacggcggagccgcacctctcaaagcttgcgcATTGtaccaccaagatggtgttcatcggatacgagaggagttccggcaccaaggcatgCCGCttttacgatccacaaaccaagcgtctacggatttcacgcgacgtcgtgtttgaagaaaaccaagcgtggaattggagcgccgcagccgacgatgctccaaacagtaacatattcacggttgaatttccaactgaagaTGATGCAGGAGAGGacgtccaggtggttggcaagacgcccaaccaaggtgaccacaatggtagtgatcatcatggtgccgacaccaacAACGACGTGCATAGgttgcaaggagatagcgacaacgaagcgcacgatacgggtggagatctcgacaacaacatcgacaacgaagtgcatagtgacgacgataatcaagatgatggtcatgatcacgacgactacgccgacgatgtggatgtcgatgacatgctcgggactcagccatcttcctcaagtgcatcaacatcgacacaatttctgtcgcctccttcgcaagccacaatggACTCCTcacggcctcgtcgctacaagaccctcaagaaagtctacaaatgcataaagctagttacgctcgaatactccggactatgtcttttCGGAATTGAGGAGACagtgaacttcgtagaggcgagcaaaagtcctagctggacgcacgccatggatgaggagatgaaggcgatcgagagcaatggcacgtggactttggtaatccgacctccaaaccaaaaggcgataggtttgaagtgggtttacaagttaaagaaggacacgaagGGTGCTATTgtaaagtacaaggcaagactctttgcaaagggctacgtacaacgtcaaggagttgactatgatgaggtgtttgtaccggttgctcgaatcgagacggtgagagtgctcctagctttggcagcacaagaggattggaaggttcatcatacggatgttaaatccgctttcctcaacgacgATCTCACAAAAGAAGTGTACGTAGAACAACCCCTCAGCTACGAAAAGAAAGACGAACAAGCGGAAgttgacaagctcaagaaggcactttacgggctgatgcaagcgccaagagcttggaattcAAAGTTATACCAAAGTATGGTCACGCTCAGGTTCAAAAAATGTGCCCTCGATGATCCGAAGGACAGTCTACAAAGCACCGAAGAAGAGGTGAAGATTGAAGACACGACCAAAAAGGAGTGTTGTAATCGAGCTACGGACGAGCCGACGACAGTAGAGACGGTCCATAAAATGCTACAAGGGACAACAAAGGCCATGCCGATGGTAACAGTTATGAGAAGCAACAATCGTGTTTGGGACCCAGGTCGGAAGTAAGGACATCGTGATTAGGGGGTGAATGTAAGTTAATCACGTTGCTCCTGTAcaagtaggattaggaaagaaagccaaactgaATCCTACTAGTATTACGATACCTAgttctagtctatttccatagcccCTTGTGGATGTGTATAAAAGGCATCCTAGGGGTGGTGCTTGTAACAACAAAAcagaccagaaaaacgaaaagcaatacaaagcaaaggctcgacacgggcctttagccatcaaattcatcgatcagttttattcatgTCGCTAGTTACATAAGTTCCGTCAATGAGCCGGTCGAAGCAAAAATCGCGTAGGCACACCTGTACGGCTTCATacacacgttcaaaagccaacaaccgGGGAGCGCACAAACGGCATATACGCGAGTGACAACGATATGACGCTCGGAAAACAAGAGCTCGGGTGTAAGCGGGTAGTGGCTTGTGTTCGGTCGGAGCATGGCCGGCGCGGCGACGGCGTGAGCATGGCTACCTTATGCGGAGGCGGCGAGGGAAGGAGAGAGACATGATGGAGCGAGGGTTGACTCTGCTTGGGCTAGGACAGTTTTATAGGTGCACAGGGCGGGCTCCGGCCGTGAAATCGGTCGGCTGCCGACATGGAGCTGCTGGATGGCCTGCCGTACAGGAGAATGACCACCCGAATGGGGATGAGGCAGGCTTGGCTGCGCAGCGCGCGCTAGGCTGCTGCATCATCTAGCTGGGCCTCTGTGGAGAGGGAGGAGGCCGAGGAAGCTCTCTCTCTTTCACAGGGAAACCTTTCCCTTTAtattaaaatagaaaaaaacaCAAACCACTCACAGAAAATAGAGGGAGGTCTTGAGCAAAATAAAACATGTTTTGTACTCAcaaaattatgccctatttaataaaGTTGGTTTGTCAATTTTTAGAGACAGAACATAAATGCACTTATTTAATTACTATTGAAGTTGTTTTGCAAAAGCtataaaaggaaaaataataaaaaatggcCAAATACTATTTGAAAATACGCTACAGAATATTAGGGAAAATTTCAACATTTATGTGGGTGGAACAGACGAAGCAAAATTATCACAAGACGTAGAATTTGAATAGAAGAAAGATGGAGGTGACAAGCAAGAAATCTCATGCAAGcacatcaacaccacacacacaccacaacataccACTTcacacaagcaagatgcaaacttatgaatgatgacatgatgtcatgatgcaaaatgatatGAGGCAAACTTTATTAAAGCAAACCACATTATAGCATACATGAAGGGGTCACATGGAAAAATATATTACAAAGATGGCAAGGATTGCACTTGGTCTGTTACACAAGTCCCTTGAGCCAGGATGAGGATTGTACCGGATAGTACCGCATCTTGAACGTTACATTCAGCTGCACACGTCATGAACAAAACCTTCAAACAAAATGctacaaaaattcaaaaaaaataatattttgtttGCATGGAAGATAATTTGATGGGTTAGGTGCGCTTCAAATTTCAGACCATTTGGACGTTCAATACCCCTTGAAAAAAATTAGAGCATGTGAAGAAGTTTACTCTTAATGTATTGTTTTCATCCAATTTGTCTTTTTGTTGAGAACGACTGATGTGTCCAAATGATCTGGAATTTGGAGCGTATCTTATGCAACAGATAATTTTCTATGCACAAAAGgtaagatttttttgaattattttagtATTTTTTGTGAATTTTCAATTCATCGGGTGCGGATGAGCCTGGGCTAAAAAATGAATGTTCGTGAAGATATGACGAATTTAGAAACTTGAATCTACTCAGATGGATTTCGAATGAATGTGCTACGAATTTTTAAAATTGACTAGAGACAGAAAAATGTATTTGACACTGTTGAGGCAGGCTGGACATGCCGACCAAATTACTTAAAACACCCATGGAGCGGTGCTTAAGCAGATACTCACACATTCCGCATTGGTTGAACCGGCCGAGCCAATTACTTCACACACCCATGGAGGGGCGCTTAAGCAGATACGTACACATGCTGCATTGGCTCGACCCAGCTTTGTGTCCACGGGCTGGGATGCAACATCGATGCCACACTTTTAAGGTGATCCCACTTGTCAAGGCATCATCCAGTTAACGGTCAATGTGCTTTGACCCAACGAAATGCTCCGTTTGAGCATTTGCGAGGCTAGGGTCATGAAAAGAGGGAAAAAGTGAGAAACGTTAAGGTGGCGAAACAAAActgactactccctccgtttcgaaatataagttttttaagcaATTTTACTAGATGTCtatatacggaacaaaatgattgaatctacattctaaagtattgtctacatacatccgtatgtagtccactagtgaaacctctaaaacgacttatatttaagaacggagggactaGAACTGAAAAACCAAGAGCACAAAAATAGAAATCCCTTGATTGAAAGTTTCAATATCAAAATTGACACATCTATAATGTATGAAGGAAACTTCTGAATGAATTGTAAACAACATAAATCTGAATTGGTAAAGAAAATTAAACTTATGAATTATAGTAGTGGTTTCTTCTTACAAATTTTAATCAAATTTTTGCTTTTTCATCTTCCCACTTTGGTAAATTCTGATCTTCAAGTTTTCGTGGCTATAGAAACCTTCTTCCCAATGTTTATTTTCATTCTGAGAATATCTGTAAAGCCGCATCCAGCTGATAGAGTATGAAAGTAGTGATACCATCACCCAGTCAAGAACGTAAACGAAAATATGGATGGCGATCAGCACGAGAATGTTTCAAAGTAAATCCATAAATAATGCACAGATCAAATTCACCGGCGACACCACACAGTGCCAATTAGAGTACAAGTTTTATCACAAAATGGAAAATTTGTCATTCTACTGCTCTCCACACTGATCATGATCAAAGCATGAGCATGGGAGCTCAGCTACCTAAGATGCTCTCGGACTGAAATGCAAagaacaacctccaccacacacaGGATGATCTAGAACGCAATCAAGCTAGCAATGACAAGCACACCGACAAGGACCAGCAGCACCTTCAAGTAGACATCGACCTGCTGCTGGCCCTGCGGTGCCTGGGCCGGGAAGCCATGCCCGTGCCACCCATGGAAGTCATGCCCGTACCCGTAAGGTATCCCGGCGGCGGGCCCATacgccgccggcgccggcgggaaCCCGTGCACCTGGAAGTTGAGCAGAGGGAAGAGGCCCCCGATTGCGGCGGAGAACGTGTAATTCCCCCACCGGCCGCCGGCCAAGGCGCCGCCGCCAAGGAACCACGGGCTTTGGTTCGGGTGCGGGTAATGGTCGCGGTGATCAGGCGGCGGGGCGGTGGCGCGCCGCTGTCCGGTGGGCCTGCTCGGGATCTGCGGCCCGGCAGACGAGCTCGGCCGCGGTTCGGCGGAGGTCTTGCCACGGCCGTAGAGGGGGACGAGCCTGTCCTCCTCGACGTTGGCCTTGCAGACGGGGCACTCGGGGAAGTGCG
Coding sequences within:
- the LOC123440297 gene encoding E3 ubiquitin-protein ligase RNF185-like; amino-acid sequence: MANRVGEPSTSANGAGKDSGSFECNICLELAQDPVVTLCGHLFCWPCLYEWLHVHAHFPECPVCKANVEEDRLVPLYGRGKTSAEPRPSSSAGPQIPSRPTGQRRATAPPPDHRDHYPHPNQSPWFLGGGALAGGRWGNYTFSAAIGGLFPLLNFQVHGFPPAPAAYGPAAGIPYGYGHDFHGWHGHGFPAQAPQGQQQVDVYLKVLLVLVGVLVIASLIAF